The Salvelinus alpinus chromosome 3, SLU_Salpinus.1, whole genome shotgun sequence genome segment TATAATATTTAACTCTTTATATGCTACCTAATTctgcatttaaaaaaattcaTCTCTACAACAGTGTATACCTAACTCTATTACCTCTCTTGAACTCCTCCAGCATCACATCCAGTTTGGTGTCGCTGAACACACAGTGCATGGGGTGTTTGTAGAACTGGGTGATGGTCTTCAGCGGGGTGCAGTCATCCGGGTCCACGAACGCCAGGTCTTTGACGAACAGGATATCAACGATGTTGGACCTGTCGTTCTCATAGACCGGGATCCGGGTGAACCCGCTCTGCATGACGTCAGACATGGTACAGAAGTCTAGAACAGCATCCGAGGAGAGCATGTAACAGTCCGCCAGAGGGGTGTGAACTTCTTCTACGTTCTTGGTGCGCAACTCCAGAGCGCCCTGGATGATGTTGAGTTCCTCTTTGACCAGGTCGTGGTAGGGGTCTGTGACGCGCAGCATGGCAACCAGTTTCTCTCTGGTGTAGAAGTTACTGATCTCCTGGTGGAGCATGATGTCTAGGAGTTTGGAGACGGGGTAGGAGATGGGGAAGGAGACCAGCATTAGAAGCCGGGTGGCCCAGATGGTTTTGGAGGCGATGGCGAGGCTGTGTCTGGACGCCACAGAGTGAGGCAGGATCTCTCCTATAAAGAATATACCGAAAGTGCAGGTAGCAAGGGAGGTGGGAGTCATCCCTATAATCTGGCACATCCACACTACGAAACAGGTGTTGGTCAGCACGTTGCCCAGCACCACAGTACACAGGATGTAGTTGCCATGTTTACGCACAGATTCGATCTTGTGCGCATATTTTTGTTCCTTCTCGGTGCCGCTGTTTTGGAGGACCCGGAGCTCAACGGGATCCAGGGCGAGCATGCTGATGTTCAGCCCGCTGCAGAGCGCAGAGAGCCCCAGTAGCATCACCGACACCCCCAACTGGAGCCACACGTCCGCTTGCGGGGGTCGCTCCACCACGGCTAGCCAGAAGTCTCTGGTGGTGAAATGTTCCCACTTCACCCCATCAAACGCGCAAATGGAGTAGTATTTTATCCGCTCATCTTTGCGCAGGTCTTTGGCGAGCAGCTCCACTATGGAATCAGAATCAAATAACACAAAGGTCCTCATCAGACAAAATAAAAACGCACAATAACAAAACATTCGACGATTCAACAACGATTAAAACATGTAACTATAAACGAACCTAGAACGGAGTTGTGGCTGGATGCAGACCTGAAGGAACCCAGGAGTTCGATGTCAGAACTCCGCGCATGCTCGTCCACGCACGGGTTCCGTTTGGAATGGACCTAAACACAAATTAACATTTTAACACGATATTTACGCAATTTAATTAAACATATGTCATATATAGCGTTATGGGTAAATGGTCAACGCACTAAATAAACTGACcatgctctccccctctcctctctctcgctctcctcctggCTCCTCTATGAAGGCGATCCATGGTGCGGCAGCTGCACCCTCTGGTCTCCCGCTCCCAGAGCGGTTCTGGGCTCTCTGTGTAACCGGGGATGCTGCGTAGTAAACCCGCAGCATGAACCGAGTCCCCTCGGTCGCCTGGAGCAGCCCGTCTTGCACAGACAGTTCACCGGCTTTAGTGTTCTCTGGGCGGACACCAAGCAATCCCTTCGCCGGAGCTGGGAGAAAGAATACGATGATGAGAAGGATAGAGAAGTTAAATAACAGCAGGCTGCAGGAATGAAGTGCGGTGCGGTGTGTTGAGGATGAAGCTGCTGCAGCATCAGCAGCCATCATGCTGAATGAGCTGCAGAGGGACGTCGGCGATGGTTGGGTCACGTGGTTAGGGTTTTTACGCTGGCTCTTGGAATCGGCATAACATCTGGAGAGCCACACttggagcagagagaagagagggggcatGTGTGCAGCACAATGACGTAATGTCATGTTGAGTGCCACTACCGTCTAAAAATAGAAGGCAGCATATGCCCTATCATCAGCCACTTCCCTGCAGGGAGCGactgtctgtcgctctctgcaGAGATCACAATCGTTGCCTACTGACAGACCCtttcatactgtgtgtgtgtgtgtgtgtgtgtgtgtgttcattttgtAGGCCTACTCAAAGGCCTTCATCACAGTTTTTCTCTCTCAAGCTATTTTTTTCACAATCAGCATCATCATAATCATCCTCATCATTGTCACCGTCATAATTATCATCATAATCTTTGTAAACAGCAGCATCGTCATCATCACATTGGGTAAAACTGCAGTCGATTTTTCTAGAACGTGTTATACAGTATTCCACCAGATGGCAGTGCTGACTCCCCTTTCCCATTTCAGCACCAGCTCTGGAGTCAAGTTTTACTAGAGGCTCTTCAACTAAGCAAGTTGTTCGTTTACCCTCCTAGTGTGAGTATTTTGATTGAATTTCACATGATATGGTCATTAAACGGATTTAAATAGCACAGTAATAAAAGCAGGGTTGCATTTTAAAGCCAATAATAGGTTACTACTATGAGTCAATGTTTTGGGCCTGAGTCAGAAATGATTTATAATTTGCAAATGATTTATAATTAATAGTCTAACAATTATTATTTCTAAATGATTTAGAATTTTCAGAGCCCAATCGCATTTAGGCATACGAATAATTAGCCTACAAACGACAATGTCTTACTTGTAGCGTGTAATTCCATTTAAAATATCATGTTTTTACATTTTGGAATCGGAGCCTACATGTTAATGTAAGCCATAAAACGAGAAAtgtaaagagataagacagtttAGCAAAGCACACCGTTACATTGGTTTAATAATCAGATACATAAAAAGGACACGATAATACACAGGGACTTACTTGGCTGCTCCTTTGTCTAGTGGTAGGCTGACTTCTCTGCCTCTGCAACTTTCACACATCGTCAATATTCGGAAGAGCGATCGTGAACCCTGCCTTGTAAACCGTGACCCTTTCATCGCCTGTTCAAGACAGTTACAATCCTGGTAGTGGCGTGTCAATAAATAGCCTTATCTACCCTCCTTCgcccacgctctctctctctacacttaTGCTCCAAATCACATGTATGTGCCTGTCAAGGCAATGttttttaaatagattttattttggaAGTATAATCGAAGTCAgatcccactggacacagacgtcaattcaatttatattccacgttggttcaacgtaatttcgtTGATTTAATTAGAAAATAACAAACCATATAGCCACAAAactgaaaataaataatattattGTAGGGTATGTGACTAAATTATATAGGTCTAGTATTATTGATATTTTAAATCATGTTCAACTGATGAAGCTCAATACATTTCAACAAAATATGTTTCTAATGTAATGCATTTGCCATTATTGCTTCACTAACGAAATTGCTGTTACATTTTCGACCCTGTTGATTTGTTGCATTTTCCAATAGGCTACTATAGAGGCCTGTTTTGTTGCGTTATAGTTCAGGGGCCTCGTGTTATAACTTGGGACAAAGATAGAATGTCGTTTTGAAAAAAAGAGAGTTTAAATCGGATTATTATCGTTATAATCCCGAGAAGTTAAAAGCTAACTAATGTGTAGGCTAAATGCAAATCTGGACAGATTTAGATCaaatatagagagagacatgtatttaAACCAGATGTAGGCCTATCTTTAAACGCTATGCCATACATGCTATATCCACCACCCCGTTATATAAAGCCATGTAACCACACCTAAAGGAATCCTAGGAAAAAGCTATGGCTTTGTTTAGCTCCGGAGATAACATGTGTTCGTTATTCTGCCTTAGAAGTAGACCTATCTGTTGCACGTTGCTCTTTTCTCCCAAGAAAATTACAATTATTCGTTTATATTACACAATTATTTGTCTATTAGGCCATGCTTTTTGTTGTTACTCTTGTCATTATTATTAgtgtattatagtagtattatagttgTGTTCAGTTTGTCTTGCTTTTTCAAAGTTGATACAATAGGTCTACTTTTGTCTTCGATAAATGGAGTCGAAAAGTTATAGTCAGAATATTTAACATTTAGTTATTATTTTGTCAAAACCTTCCAAAAGTAGTTACTCAGTCAACGATACCCACACACACTTTCGATAGCTTATGCCACTGGCAAAAATAGCTTAAATTAATACGATGAAAGGTGACATGAGAAAACATTCGACATTACGGAATGTGTTGGACGAAGCAAACGAGTGTTGGCTAGCCTACATTATTTTCTAAGTCGAAAGGAATTTGATAGTCGGCTAATTTTCTTTGCAATGATTGGAAATACGATTAAGTCAAGCTCAACTCGAGAAATGCACGCCAATCTGTACTCTTTTGGTGGCGGGTTCCCTAATTTCACTCACAGAGTGCACATGGACAACATTCACGCACAAACATCTTCTATGAATTGTCTATCCTATGAACACAACTTTAATGTTATTGAATTGTGATAATGTGCTAACTTATTTTGTTTTCAACTCCAATTGTTTGATTTGAcaatttagtaatttagcagacgctattaTACAGAGCGAATTCCATCAGCAAATAGGGTTATGTGCCGAGCTCAAatgcacatcgacagatttttcacctattcAGCTCGGgcattcgaaccagcgacctttcagttactggcccactgCTCTTaataaccaccaggctacctagTGTAGCCTATAACACAGTTGTACTTATCTAATGTAAAGtatttatattatatttaatTTAGTTGGAATTCCCGGAAATCTTACAGACTGTAGCTTTACTTTCCCACCTATCTGAGTATCGAGTATCAGAACAAGGATTTTTTTTAACTAAATGCATTCACAGTCTCCATATCGTTCAAAGAATGGGCACTAAATTACTGTAATTCTTCTCTTAATGTTCTATTTAACATTTTGGTAACATTTCATAGGGGAAAATCTAACCTTTATGGAAATCACATGCTATGTATCCCCATCAATCCCAAACACTTTACACAATATGTCTTCGACATCTCAAAATGGACATCAAAAGACTCCAAATGACGTCTACAGTATATCTGCCATAGACATGCAGTAAAAGACCGTCATTTGATGAGGGATGTTGGTCCGTTGCCATAGGACCGCTACAGCCGCAGCGGGACATATCAaagactcatctcttctcctGGTGGAGTGAGGGGTCAACCGAAGATCCCACTGTGATATGGAGAGAGTTACATAGGAGTTCGAGAATGTTGGAGAGATGAATATATAGAGAGGTATGAGGTTGGGGAGGGTGAAAAGGAGTCAGAGGTTTGCTCCCCGCTATTAGACGTGCATATTATGAATAGATAGACAGTGTTCTGCCTTAGGACCATGAGGGGTGCGTGTCTGATTCTACCTCACATAGCAATGGACAGTTGATAAAGCTTTCTCATGAGAGATGAATAACAATAACTGGCTCGTTTATTTGCAATGCCCTGTCAGCCACAGGCTGTCAGGcatgtcctgtccatgtttgcgTCTTCATATTTCCTTTGTTCCTTTCAGCCAGGCCTCACGCACTTTCCAGAATTAATATCGAGCTTTCCAAGAGTTGTTTGAATGGTTTAACGTTGGAGCGTAAAACATGAAGTTGGTTGTAGCGGTCACTAATTCAAATAGATAATAGAACCTCTAAACATTTTCAAACTTGTATTGATTTTGACTGTAACAGGAGGGATTACACAAATGTTTTGGGATATCTTCCCTATCCCAGTGCATCATGCACTTTCTACACAGTAGATCAAGGGGAGTATATAGTCAGCGACCTCAGACGACCAGAGTTATCAAACAGTAAGGCGGTGTGCTCATGAGGCTGAGACAAGCCAGGCCGAGGTGAGGTGAAGTTGTTGGGATAACCACCATAACAACGACCCATCCCGTCGGTCAATGCCTTTCTCTACTTGCAAGTGGGACCACGCTGTGTGTAGGCCCTCTGATCAAAGAACATCTGGAGAGAGACTTCATATAAAGCTTTTATAGGTATGTTAAATATGTTGGCTGTAGAGTTCTAAATTAGTTTTGAATATGTTTTTGGAAGCGCACCAAGCACCAAAATTGGCAAAGTTCGATGCAGTCACTGGTTAAACTGTAGAAAACATTAGCCTTGTGATCGCAGCTGTTCTTAAATAGCCTAGTTAAATAGGCTACTTTTGCGTAAAATATATTTTGCCGCAAAGCCTAACTAGCTATTTACTCTCCTTTTCTTGTAGGCATACTTATCTAGGACCGTACACCAAGAAATGCCCTGTTCGATAACAGTGTCTAAAAACCGTTCCATTCAAAAGTATAGAAAGAACACCAATAGGCCTACTctgatatttcatttatttacgTTGACGTTTACTTGTTTTACTAGCCCTCAACGTTTTCGTTTATTGTAGGCTTACTTAAAATGTTCATGTAGCTTAGTTAGGAATGTGCGTTTTTTTGTCTTCTTTGATGGATTGTATTGTGGTTCTTAGTTCCCCAACGAACGAAATATACATTTGTTTAAAAATGCATAATTATGTCTGTATCAAAACCATCTTGACACTGTAGAGATGCATCCAACTTTCATGTATAAGAGATTTGTGTTTCACAGATTATTAGCATATATAAAACGTTCAGCTTTTTAGATGACCCTGCAATTCTAATCTAAGCAACACAAAACTTCGCTATTTCCGAGATACCAAATTCGAGTAGTTCCTTAGCCTAAATATTTCTAGAGTATAGTTTTGAATACACGGTTTTCATAACGCTTGTTTTTAATCATTCCATTGGTTAACATGATTTGTTGGTATTGTTTTGTTCGAGAGTGACACATACACGACAGTTTCATACACAATTCATTGCATCAGACAAATTGCTTTTCAGATTTACatgaaaatgtatgttttgtgGCAGTCACCAGCGTGCGTAATTCTTTTTACATTGTGCATTGGAGACAACTCGCCAAGTGCGTATATTCTATATCTTATTAATACCTTTTGAGTCATGTGTCTATGTAAAAGTATAGCCTCTTATTTATCTAAAGGTTCCCTTTCCTAATTTTACAAGTCATAAAAACAAGAAATAGTGGGACTTGTTGAGCTCTGCAATGCGGACTTGTCCTAGCATATTGATAAATAGATCGCCCTGATCATTGTTTTCTCTCCTACACCTCAGGGGTTAATTAAGTATGAACCCTCATACCTCAGAGAAGAACCATCACTGAGTCCTGAAGAGGGGCGGtgctgcctcctctcctcccccaggcTCCTGGCCCTCTCTAGCGGGGAGGCTGGCCCGGGGCGTGCGCTCCCCTCTCCAGCTCCCAAAAACACGGAGGGGCGGGgggagacggacagacagaaagGAGCAGATCTCTTCGCTCAAAGGAATAGGAAGAGTTTATTCAGACTACAAGGTATTGCTACAGCTTCTCTCACGTTCCCTCAAACAGCAGAGCACAGTCTTGTTTTTATGCGCAGTGTTCCATCTGTGGTGCCAAGCCAGGAAGATGCCCAATCCGGCGACATGCCCCTTCCCAGGCTCCCGGCTGTGGCTGGTATCCGTTGCTCTGATGGTGCTGTCGGTGATCTCATCTTCTTCGACCTACCAGAGACCTGCACCCGGCGGCGGGGGGAAGAGAACGGGGTTCATGGAGAGGACGCTCATTTTGCTGGACGTCAACACCCGCAGTCCGGTTCAAGTTCTAAATGACAACTTCCTCTCTTTACAGTTGGATCCGTCGATTATAAAGGACGGGTGGCTGGACTTTCTGAGGTAGATTTCTTTCCCACTCTGTCTGCTTTATCGACTTCATAGTCGTCGTTATTCTCATGTTTGGATCAAATGCATTGTTTTTGGTTTATAGGTCTCTGTTGAGCATGATCGGATTTAGTTATCTAGACGAATGGTTCTTTGACAATATTATGATATCGGGAATCATTAAACCATGTCATATAGTCGGTTTATGCCGATTTGTGCATTGCCTTTGTTTAGGTGACATTAGATATGGGGTAAACTAGCCTGTATGGAAATATGGAGTGTCCTAAAGATTGTAGTGTAGGCCTAACTTCATAATTACGTCGTCGAGCTTTACCAATTGGTGTGCATACTAGTAGCCTATTTTCTAATTGCAGTTGAGACAACTTTTGACACATGCTGCGTCATTCTCGTGTGGCATGCATGCATCGGTTTACACAGTATGTAGCCTAATTCATAAACATCTCTTTAACATAGTGGTGTTAATAATACGTCTACATATATAATGCCACTGTCTTAGTCGTGTCAATGTTTCTGTGTTCTACACAATGCTAATATGAAGAGAGAAGGGAACGAGAATGACAGGGAAAGAGGTGATATGAGCTCATAATATATAGTTAATGTTGCATGTTGGGTATGGAAGGGAATCGTTTACATTGGTAGAAGTATGCCTACATGGCGCACACGAGGCTCTTTGAAGAATTTCCGTAAACAGAGGTTTCTTATTTCCAGTGAAACATCCACTGTTATTGTttgggaggagagaaagggggtcGTGGCATTTTACAAGTTCTATAGAGTATCAGGGTTTACTACTCGATATCGACATGTTTGTAATAATGAAAAACAGTCGGAATGGCTACTCAAATATTATTGGAGCAACAGCATGTATCGCCCTGGAAGTAAACAATTTCAGCTTCCAATCAGCTTCGGCTTTGTGCAAAGTTCCCAGATGTAACTTTTAACCAGTCAATGGAGAACTTTGTGGTCAGgattttagcaaaaatgtaatTCTGGGTTAACTAGATGAAAAGTGTTATTCCCACATGAACGCGTTCAATCATATGGATCTATATAAATTCAGTTGTTGCTGAATATTCAACCTTCAGCAAGTAAATGTTGTCTGCATCAATTTTgtgataataacaataataataataatgatactaATCAtcacaataatataataatatacctaaTGTTCATAATGTTCATAATAACAATAACACACTATGTGATCAAACAATTAACCTTTTAACAATATTGACAAGTTTTTTGCTTTACTTTGGTTCATACTTTTCACTAACTTCCTATATGTAGGTAGGCTATTCACTCACAATTTCAATGCTAATTTTCTGCAATGTTTTTCCAATATTTATTTTCTTAAACTGTACTGGTCAGGTTCATATAAACCGTTATTTGAATAAACATTTAAACCATGCCTACTGTAAACTTTGCTGATCGTCAGATCTGATAACCCAGCGCTCAAGCACACTAAGGCCATACTATAGGATAAATTCGTTTTTGTGGTAGGTCGGTGGGTTTTAGAGACATAAATAGGCAATTATTATAATACAAAGCTAGGCGATTTAACTACTACAATAGTCTATAATTGTCATAAAAATTGCACTTTATTCAAGTCTGCAAGAATCGGTTAAAATGATCACAACATGGCCTATATTCTGCCTACAAAAACAGCACAATATGGTAAGTGCTAATCCCATAACATATAATTGAACACAACATTATAAAGCTACAGTGCAATTTCCAGTAATTTCAATTAATGGGAAATATTCTCTTAATTTTGAAGAACGTGACTTATAAATAGGCCTACTACAAAACTGTCCTTTTGCTCCATGTTTTTGATCAAAGGAGACTTTATAAAGAAATAATGACTAGCTTCAAATCAACGTTTAAAAAGTAGGCTAATGTTTCTCTCATGGAATGCCATTCCTTTACTACAGAAAGCATGTGCTATTGGCATGTGATGTATTAGTTTGCTCCATTGTTTTGTTGGTGGTCCACTCTTGACGATATGCACAAATTACAGTGTGGCTTTGGTTGAAAAGTATAATATTTCTGTTGTTTATTCTGTGTCCAGTCTGGTAACACAACAGTAGAGTGGAATACTTAACCCAAAACTATTTTTCTAATCCAGAGCTGTGGGAGATATTATTGCTAGCTGGCTAACAGCGCCACTGAGAGGGTCATAAAAGTCCTGTTGTAATGGAAAAGCTGTCATGTCCCATAAGACCATCATGTAAATACTAGTAGGGTTCACTAGCTTTTCTCTCAAGTGAAACCAATAAGTGAGAGTGATAGTAAAAATAGTTTTGAAAGCCCAGTCTGGAAAGCTTTGACAGTAATCTGCTAACACTGTAGTGTGAAACATGTTTTTATTATTCTGGGTGTACTAGTCTCACCATCATAAAATGTTTCCCTGTGACATCTAAAAAAACACTAAAACCTACTCTCTGGATGAATTAAATTGGCTCCATGTCTAGTTTTCTTTTGTTGAATCTGAATGCacaagaaatatcacatttaaataaagCTGTCATTGCTTTATTACTTGAGTTTTTTGTCTTGTGAAAGTAGTGCTCAGCCTCTGTTGAGTAGCCTATGTCACCAGTGCTGGATATTGCAATGACATACCCACTACAGGAATTATTTTCAACATAACGTCAATCATTTCTTCTCAGAGTTGTGTATGTACGTAGATAATCTGAAATCAATGATAGTCATGTTGGGTTTTTCATGCAGCGTGTTTTGACACAGAgcctaattgataaaaaaatattgtttaatAAATATTTCAGATGTATTTGTGCACCGTATTCTTATCAGATCTCTGTCTCCATGTATAGTTCCAAGCGTTTGGTAACCCTAGCCCGAGGTCTGTCCCCAGCCTATCTGAGGTTCGGAGGAAAGAGAACTGACTTCCTCCAGTTCCACAACTTGAAGAACCTTGCCAAGTTCAGAGGCCCCGGCCCAGATTACTACCTAAAAAACTATGAAGATGGTGAGTTAGACATTATGGATTTGATTATTGGTTTACGCAGATGTTAAACACACATTTTGTATATTTGTTTATGGTGTTGTTTTCCCAATTTGATTATAAAATGTATTGAGATGTTTAAATGTACTTTAGGTACAGTTGAAATCGTCTATGTCCATGTTCATTAGTAGGCCTAAAGTCCTATTCTGTAGCATTCAATTTGAATTTAAACAAGCTTTATTAGCATGAAAGGAACAATCCAATATTGCCAGAAGTGGTACGCAATGAAACTACATGACCCGTTCTTGGTCTCTGTGTCAACGCTCAGACATAGTGCGTAGTGACATCGCCCTGGACAAGCAGAGGGGCTGTAAGCTGGCCAACCACCCTGACATGATGCTGGAGCTGCAAAGAGAGAAGGCAGCTCAGATGCAGCTAGTCCTCCTCAAAGAACAGCTCTCCAACCTCTACAGCAACATCACAATAACAGGTaggagatcacacacacacacacacacacacacacacacacacacacacacacacacacacacacacacacacacacacacacacacacacacacacacacacacacacacacacacacacacacacacacacacacacacacacacacacacacacacacacacacacacacaaaaactctcTGTTTGGTTACTCAATCTTGCCAGAGCACAGCGATGTAAATCATCACCCCTCAGATTTACTAATGTCATTTGTAGagaagggatggaaggatgaatgtaGAGGAAGCGGGGAGGCAGAGAGTACTGGCATTTCTGAATGAAAGGTTCAACTGAACCTGGCTGTGGAGGGGCAGctggactgtgtgtgtatgtttctgtgtgtgactTGCTGAGTCCCAGTGACTATCCCTGACTTCCCAGGGTGGTAACTGAGAACCGTAAGGGTTTGGTTAGCAGTAGGCTGTGTCAGGATGTCTTTATGTTACAGTATTTTGCTTGGTATTTATTAGAAATGATGTGGTAGCAATTAATACTTTGTAGTACTTAAATACCAGTTGTGGTACCAAATGGCATGTAATGATATGATGTAATGATAATGTAATGATATGATGTAATGATAATGTAATGATATGATGTAATGATAATGTAATGATGGTTAATTTAAAACATATAGATGCTGTTGTAATAGTTTGGTCATTGTTCTGTAATTACAATTTTACTGCTATAATTTCCagtaaaatacagagtaaacagcaGTCTATCAAAACAAACCGTAACCCCAGAGTTTCTAACTTTTAAAATGTGTGGATCATATCAACTTACAAagttgaagagaggagagatgaggatggAATTTCAGTCATCGGAGCTACAATGGCAACTACAGCTGCTTGTGATTTATTAGAAGAacaaaatgactgtgtttgtgtttgtgtgtgtgtgtgtgtgtgtgtgtgtgtgtgtgtgtttgtgtgtgtgtgtgtgtgtgtgtgtgtgtgtgtgtgtgtgtgtgtgtgtgtgtgtgtgtgtgtgtgtgtgtgtgtgtgtgtgtgtgtgtgtgtgtgtgtgtgtgtgtgtgtgtgtgtgtgtgtgtgtgtgtaaaacctCCCATGTTAGAAATGCCTGTTCTAGATCTGTCTTGAACAACACACACTGCAACTAAGGAGATATTCATATGAAGAAATAACATGAACACTGAGGGATTATTCCCCAAATATTTATGCCTACAGAACTGATGCCATGACAGATCATTCCACCAGCTTCACTCAAGACTTCAGTGATATTAATGTATATCTAATAAATCTT includes the following:
- the LOC139571101 gene encoding metal transporter CNNM4-like, coding for MPPLFSLLQVWLSRCYADSKSQRKNPNHVTQPSPTSLCSSFSMMAADAAAASSSTHRTALHSCSLLLFNFSILLIIVFFLPAPAKGLLGVRPENTKAGELSVQDGLLQATEGTRFMLRVYYAASPVTQRAQNRSGSGRPEGAAAAPWIAFIEEPGGERERGEGESMVHSKRNPCVDEHARSSDIELLGSFRSASSHNSVLVELLAKDLRKDERIKYYSICAFDGVKWEHFTTRDFWLAVVERPPQADVWLQLGVSVMLLGLSALCSGLNISMLALDPVELRVLQNSGTEKEQKYAHKIESVRKHGNYILCTVVLGNVLTNTCFVVWMCQIIGMTPTSLATCTFGIFFIGEILPHSVASRHSLAIASKTIWATRLLMLVSFPISYPVSKLLDIMLHQEISNFYTREKLVAMLRVTDPYHDLVKEELNIIQGALELRTKNVEEVHTPLADCYMLSSDAVLDFCTMSDVMQSGFTRIPVYENDRSNIVDILFVKDLAFVDPDDCTPLKTITQFYKHPMHCVFSDTKLDVMLEEFKRGKSHLAIVHRVNSEGEGDPFYEVLGIVTLEDVIEEIIKSEIVDETDLFIDKRTKRRVSHHERKQHDFSIFNLTENEMKVKMSPQLLLATHRFLATEVEPFRPCHLSEKILLRLIKHPSVVQELKFDRKNKQAPQHFLYMRNKPVDYFVLVLQGKVEVEIGKEALRFENGAFSYYGMPALIPPLPIVNRFGSGSSGLNQSESVLSGGSVGQLSIGGGAVYLPDFSVRQLTDLQIIKISRNHYQNALTASLMDSVPQTPDPDGRPTIPETRSLSIALPLTHTYTHLRPVLERHTHTEDNTGLLTSQLNERNRIVRSKSDGQRSPSDSVFLRMDDILYIQEDLQKHRQESHPEERLEERPEDLPEDRKEDRPEERLEDRPEGRMKDRLEDRSENRLIERPEDQLVEIPEDQLESQEGNDAVPVELDIICSLSGSEETLGKKLLRKLSNKKRKKSRDGEKSVEEGLEQPSVTT
- the LOC139571104 gene encoding inactive heparanase-2-like; protein product: MPNPATCPFPGSRLWLVSVALMVLSVISSSSTYQRPAPGGGGKRTGFMERTLILLDVNTRSPVQVLNDNFLSLQLDPSIIKDGWLDFLSSKRLVTLARGLSPAYLRFGGKRTDFLQFHNLKNLAKFRGPGPDYYLKNYEDDIVRSDIALDKQRGCKLANHPDMMLELQREKAAQMQLVLLKEQLSNLYSNITITELMP